The following coding sequences lie in one Miscanthus floridulus cultivar M001 chromosome 9, ASM1932011v1, whole genome shotgun sequence genomic window:
- the LOC136481480 gene encoding PAN domain-containing protein At5g03700-like: MRRGKRDPAIAAAAAIVMLCVASTVLLVNGVTTKGEELTTQLSNGFTALHAAGAAVPFEPVLYAPSGAFALGFLRVGAASLDLAVVHLPSSFPVWRATPARLGDWSRPATLTFDDGSLVLTGHDDGVLWQTVDTVGDVVVLLDSSNLVVRRYEKTVPEWESFRHPSDTLVLGQNFTSSSPPLVSANRRFALRLGKSYMALHMEFYGVRTTPTTYWRHTALEAQPESVTEPPVYGRLDSRGFFGLYLEGGDRRVDVLSFDTFVDNLTGAFRRMTLEDDGNLRAYYWTNGSKAWTSDYRAISERCELPTPCGAYGLCVPGKAECQCLDDNSTSAPAAADAPSCHAEETADLCAGSGQQLGFDVVRRKRVSVAYKEELPFETNRTAAECEAACAGNCSCWAAVHSGASGYCYLIDFPVETLVYEADDRKVGYFKVRKSSPARRKGMSPGVAAAMAALSLVLVGLAAAGACIRYQMWEGRKRRRAGTMEQELVPGMYKDLRSMDSSNNSFRA; the protein is encoded by the coding sequence ATGAGGCGAGGCAAGCGTGATCCGgcgatcgccgccgccgctgccatcgTCATGCTCTGCGTCGCATCGACGGTGCTCCTGGTCAACGGCGTCACCACCAAGGGAGAAGAGCTCACGACGCAGCTATCCAACGGCTTCACCGCGTTGcacgcggcgggcgcggcggtgcCGTTCGAGCCAGTGCTGTACGCGCCCAGCGGCGCCTTCGCGTTGGGCTTCCTCCGCGTGGGAGCGGCGTCGCTGGACCTCGCCGTGGTCCACCTCCCGTCCTCCTTCCCCGTCTGGCGcgccacgccggcccgcctcggGGACTGGTCGCGCCCGGCCACGCTCACGTTCGACGACGGCAGCCTGGTCCTCACCGGCCACGACGACGGCGTGCTGTGGCAGACGGTCGACACCGTCGGCGACGTCGTGGTGCTGCTCGACTCCTCCAACCTCGTCGTGCGGCGGTACGAGAAGACGGTGCCGGAGTGGGAGAGTTTCCGCCACCCGTCCGACACGCTCGTCCTTGGGCAGAACTTCACCAGCTCCTCGCCGCCGCTCGTCTCCGCGAACCGCCGGTTTGCGCTGCGGCTCGGGAAGTCGTACATGGCGCTGCACATGGAGTTCTACGGCGTCCGGACGACGCCGACGACGTACTGGCGGCACACGGCGCTCGAGGCGCAGCCGGAGAGCGTCACGGAGCCGCCGGTCTACGGCCGCCTCGACTCCCGCGGGTTCTTCGGCCTGTACCTCGAGGGCGGCGATCGGAGAGTCGACGTGCTCTCGTTCGACACGTTCGTGGACAACCTCACCGGCGCCTTCCGGCGGATGACGCTCGAAGACGACGGCAACCTCCGCGCGTACTACTGGACCAACGGATCCAAGGCGTGGACGTCGGACTACAGGGCCATCTCGGAGCGGTGCGAGCTGCCGACGCCGTGCGGCGCGTACGGCCTGTGCGTCCCCGGGAAGGCCGAGTGCCAGTGCCTCGACGACAACAGCACgagcgcccccgccgccgccgacgcaccGTCGTGCCACGCCGAGGAGACCGCCGACCTGTGCGCCGGCAGCGGACAGCAGCTGGGATTCGACGTGGTGCGGCGGAAGCGGGTGTCCGTGGCGTACAAGGAGGAGCTGCCGTTCGAGACGAACAGGACGGCGGCGGAGTGCGAGGCGGCGTGCGCGGGCAACTGCAGCTGCTGGGCCGCGGTGCACAGCGGCGCCAGCGGGTACTGCTACCTCATCGACTTCCCCGTGGAGACGCTGGTGTACGAGGCCGACGACCGGAAGGTGGGCTACTTCAAGGTCAGGAAGTCGTCGCCTGCACGACGGAAGGGCATGTCGCCGGGCGTCGCCGCAGCGATGGCGGCGCTGTCGCTGGTCCTGGTTGGCCTGGCCGCGGCCGGAGCTTGCATCAGGTACCAGATGTGGGAGGGGAGGAAGCGGAGACGAGCGGGGACGATGGAGCAGGAGCTGGTGCCGGGGATGTACAAGGATCTCAGGTCCATGGACAGCTCCAACAACTCGTTCAGGGCATGA
- the LOC136479357 gene encoding uncharacterized protein produces the protein MRIVADEHPAGAWCMDWSAEYLAVLEEARRRLEEVQHDAGGELVPGAGSAAAADESSDTAGADDFYPLDDADADEPEEERPMQWQDQVCRQMVYNYNSSRHLRQDDDDLVGHLADTDNYDLYLNDDDDDGDEISRDIVALGLHVPHIQQAGTATPPPFVPSEGDADGDRGFGAVPASAAAIAGLKEHRYDGSSGGDSMCVICMRSYKKGRRLRVMPCTHKHRFHGRCIREWLSRSNMCPLCRHALPTADAEQGGNGGVHRRVLVVRVNVNPY, from the coding sequence ATGCGTATCGTCGCAGATGAGCACCCTGCCGGAGCCTGGTGTATGGACTGGAGCGCGGAATATCTGGCGGTCCTTGAAGAGGCACGTAGACGGCTGGAAGAGGTACAACACGACGCCGGCGGCGAGCTCGTCCCGGGCGCCGGTAGCGCCGCCGCAGCAGATGAGTCCTCTGACACTGCTGGCGCCGACGATTTCTATCCGCTggacgacgccgacgccgacgagcCGGAAGAAGAGCGCCCAATGCAGTGGCAGGACCAAGTGTGCCGCCAGATGGTTTACAATTACAACAGCTCCCGCCACCTACGGCAGGACGACGACGACCTCGTCGGCCACCTTGCGGACACCGACAACTACGACCTCTAcctcaacgacgacgacgacgacggcgacgagatATCTCGAGACATAGTTGCTCTAGGGCTGCACGTCCCGCACATCCAGCAGGCCGGCACCGCCACTCCTCCTCCCTTCGTGCCCAGCGAAGGAGACGCGGACGGCGACCGCGGCTTTGGGGCCGTCCCGGCCTCCGCCGCAGCCATCGCGGGCCTCAAGGAGCACAGGTACGACGGGTCGTCCGGAGGTGACAGCATGTGCGTCATCTGCATGAGGAGCTACAAGAAGGGCAGGAGGCTCCGCGTGATGCCGTGCACGCACAAGCATCGGTTCCACGGCAGGTGCATCAGGGAGTGGCTGTCGCGGAGCAACATGTGCCCGCTCTGCCGCCATGCGCTGCCCACGGCGGACGCGGAGCAAGGAGGAAACGGCGGTGTTCACAGAAGAGTGCTAGTAGTGCGGGTGAATGTGAATCCGTACTAG